A section of the Pochonia chlamydosporia 170 chromosome 2, whole genome shotgun sequence genome encodes:
- a CDS encoding fungal transcriptional regulatory protein (similar to Metarhizium robertsii ARSEF 23 XP_007821624.2): MAITMADSIIRKACDRCHSQKLSCKRVGDEACERCVRLQTECKSSPSLRYKKQHQQQQQAQQYQRQQQRTQYQNQQQPQTQQSSYPTPGAKPPAGRRSPKRRRTASELGLVAGERGLPIIQQGEDILPEDQSAIVAEGSLEPADFDFSQIENLNFFSPPPTGPIPHSSITGALEAFQSVSTFPDPWDPSLNRPSEAFHTTPTAFQQGEGSGYQSTVPVLGLTGISHSPSIADKRRRPRLRNRPRQIALRQIANAPEPHTSSSTVHWMAQLSEINSRLLDLASVLPQQHTAGCNFQTLNRSNDEAFPPQGFPIDEMFKLTRRVADVLDRLSAGGSPNSARMDNSDPGNSMFVLSTYVRLLDMYQRVFSLVRMEVSQAEAEAAFRFWRLPDVQVGSFAVDPSPSLQMSLTIQLAEEFLARLRVATAALDPALSNGGGSKSISEDNANGKSMFSDVVDISYRAVKTKEESLGKHLAELRDEIEAFLNP, from the exons ATGGCTATTACCATGGCCGATAGTattattaggaaagcttGCGACCGTTGCCACTCCCAGAAGCTGAGCTGTAAACGTGTCGGCGACGAAGCCTGCGAACGTTGTGTTAGACTTCAGACAGAGTGCAAATCAAGCCCTTCCCTTCGTTATaagaagcagcatcagcagcaacagcaggcGCAACAATATCAAcgccaacagcaaagaaCACAATACCagaaccaacaacagcctcaaaCGCAGCAGTCGTCTTATCCCACGCCAGGAGCAAAGCCCCCGGCCGGCAGGCGTTCACCTAAGCGTCGAAGGACAGCCAGCGAGCTGGGACTGGTGGCTGGAGAACGAG GGCTTCCAATCAttcaacaaggagaagataTATTACCAGAAGACCAGAGTGCCATCGTGGCTGAAGGGTCCTTGGAACCAGCAGACTTCGACTTTAGTCAGATTGAGAATCTCAATTTCTTTTCCCCTCCTCCCACAGGACCTATACCGCACAGTTCTATTACTGGAGCTCTTGAAGCTTTTCAGTCCGTATCTACCTTCCCAGACCCTTGGGACCCGTCACTAAATCGGCCCTCCGAAGCATTCCATACCACGCCAACCGCTTTCCAACAGGGCGAAGGTAGCGGATATCAATCCACAGTCCCTGTCTTGGGCCTGACAGGAATTTCGCACTCTCCGTCCATAGCAGACAAACGCAGAAGACCTCGTCTTAGAAATAGGCCACGACAAATTGCCTTGAGACAAATTGCAAACGCACCAGAGCCACATACAAGCTCCTCAACTGTTCACTGGATGGCGCAATTATCTGAAATAAACTCTCGCCTACTGGACCTTGCGTCTGTCTTGCCTCAGCAGCACACGGCAGGATGCAATTTTCAAACCCTCAACAGGTCCAATGATGAGGCCTTTCCCCCTCAAGGATTTccaattgatgagatgtttAAGCTTACACGTCGAGTAGCAGATGTACTGGACCGCTTGTCTGCAGGAGGCAGTCCAAACTCGGCTCGCATGGACAACTCTGACCCAGGCAACTCCATGTTTGTCCTGTCAACTTATGTCCGCCTCCTTGACATGTATCAACGAGTTTTCAGTCTAGTTCGCATGGAGGTGTCCCAAGCTGAGGCGGAAGCAGCGTTCAGGTTCTGGAGACTCCCAGACGTTCAGGTCGGATCATTTGCTGTCGATCCGTCACCTTCGCTGCAGATGTCACTTACTATTCAGCTCGCTGAAGAGTTTCTCGCTCGTTTAAGGGTGGCAACTGCTGCCCTGGATCCTGCGCTGAGCAACGGCGGGGGAAGCAAGTCAATATCTGAAgacaatgccaatggcaagtcGATGTTTTCGGATGTGGTGGACATTTCGTACAGGGCGGTCAAGACAAAGGAAGAAAGTCTTGGGAAGCATCTTGCAGAGTTGCGAGATGAAATTGAAGCTTTCTTGAATCCTTGA
- a CDS encoding phosphotransferase enzyme family protein (similar to Metarhizium acridum CQMa 102 XP_007808102.1) — protein sequence MAMNPERERMLKENADKEFEPLNPLPVKCIRITGANVLALQDPSAGQTQSDSPKVNKTVAKVSRKRSYDSFEQQSVVDSAYDQRLKRRLPPQLPPPPPSNNHTAYLASVLRNWTLKLTLEPTATKKAAPVAATHLRQTTSVGLLVTEQIRRLNAIPVLRLPTLEQVEKLHSMSPGPLERVAHGSLLEDVYMPNKNIQLGSVSSGGYSLLLDKHQKSTYWAVRSSPTSRTFVAFLTSSFYTTVPGPVAATLADQLRPHPIVMSHGDICPKNIIVDNYKIIAILGWDCAGWYPDWWEYAKFFEARTSDKNSDWYEYAGEIFNTEFPAELAAYQGVVRCQTP from the exons ATGGCGATGAACCCAGAACGAGAACGAATGCTCAAAGAGAATGCTGACAAAGAATTTGAACCTCTCAATCCGCTACCTGTAAAATGCATTCGCATCACTGGCGCAAATGTACTTGCCCTCCAAGATCCGAGTGCTGGACAAACCCAGTCAGATTCTCCCAAGGTCAATAAAACAGTGGCCAAAGTATCAAGAAAACGATCTTATGATTCGTTCGAACAACAGAGCGTGGTAGATTCTGCGTACGATCAACGGCTGAAACGCAGACTGCCGCCTCAGTTGCCTCCTC CACCaccctccaacaaccacacGGCATATCTTGCAAGCGTCCTCCGAAATTGGACGTTGAAGCTTACGCTGGAACCGACAGCGACCAAAAAGGCTGCCCCAGTAGCAGCAACACATCTGAGGCAGACGACGAGCGTGGGATTGCTGGTGACGGAACAAATAAGACGGCTTAATGCAATACCAGTGCTGCGGTTGCCTACGTTAGAGCAAGTCGAGAAGCTCCATTCTATGTCTCCGGGTCCCCTTGAACGAGTGGCACATGGCTCGCTGCTGGAAGACGTCTA CATGCCAAATAAAAACATACAGTTGGGATCCGTTTCCTCGGGAGGTTACTCTCTCCTCCTAGATAAGCATCAAAAAAGTACCTACTGGGCCGTGCGATCAAGTCCGACTTCTCGCACATTTGTTGCTTTTCTCACATCATCGTTTTACACCACCGTTCCTGGCCCGGTGGCCGCTACGCTTGCTGATCAACTACGGCCACATCCCATTGTTATGTCACACGGCGACATTTGTCCCAAGAacatcattgttgacaatTACAAAATTATCGCCATTCTAGGTTGGGACTGTGCAGGATGGTACCCTGATTGGTGGGAGTATGCCAAATTCTTCGAGGCCCGTACCAGTGACAAGAACTCGGACTGGTATGAGTATGCCGGCGAGATATTTAATACGGAGTTCCCTGCCGAGCTGGCAGCATACCAGGGAGTTGTTCGCTGCCAAACACCCTAA
- a CDS encoding manganese/iron superoxide dismutase, binding site (similar to Metarhizium robertsii ARSEF 23 XP_007821622.1), which translates to MSSALLRTTPIVRAGFRAAKPIAMASTSFVRGKATLPDLPYDYAALEPYISGQIMELHHSKHHQTYVNSFNAATEALAEAQSKNDTKAAAAQAPLLNFHGGGHVNHSLFWENLAPNGKGGGGAPEGKLLTAINEDFGSFENLKKQTNAALAGIQGSGWAWLVKDKTSGTLGLVTRANQDPITGNLEPLLGIDAWEHAYYLQYQNRKAEYFSAIWEVVNWGTVSKRFEK; encoded by the exons ATGTCGTCAGCGCTTCTTCGCACAACGCCCATTGTGAGGGCTGGCTTCCGCGCCGCTAAGCCAATCGCCATGGCTAGCACCAGCTTCGTCCGCGGCAAGGCTACTCTGCCCGATCTCCCTT ATGACTATGCCGCCCTCGAGCCCTACATCTCCGGCCAGATCATGGAGCTGCACCACTccaagcaccaccagacctATGTAAACAGCTTCAACGCCGCTACCGAAGCCCTAGCCGAGGCGCAGTCCAAGAACGacaccaaggctgctgctgcgcaGGCTCCTCTTCTGAACTTCCACGGTGGTGGCCACGTCAACCACTCGCTCTTCTGGGAGAATCTTGCTCCCAATGGcaagggtggtggtggtgcgccCGAGGGCAAGCTTTTG ACCGCCATCAACGAGGATTTCGGATCTTTCGAAaacttgaagaagcagacCAACGCTGCTCTTGCTGGCATCCAGGGCTCTGGCTGGGCTTGGctcgtcaaggacaagacgTCTGGTACCCTTGGTCTCGTCACCCGAGCTAACCAGGATCCCATCACTGGCAATCTGGAGCCTCTCCTGGGTATTGATGCCTGGGAGCATGCCTACTACTTGCAGTACCAGAACCGCAAGGCCGAGTACTTCAGTGCCATCTGGGAGGTTGTTAACTGGGGCACTGTCTCTAAGAGATTCGAGAAATAG
- a CDS encoding heterokaryon incompatibility protein (similar to Colletotrichum graminicola M1.001 XP_008099399.1): MACMDPDKPHVLCKYSRDTVLPTRVLDVSNPADDESTVRLQVSETEVHQQYLALSYCWGKQPKSTSPTKTVQLRKENTADLISGFRLDSLQQSLQDAVFVTRKLGFRYLWIDAMCIIQNCEDDKQREISRMASIYKNATVCIAASTSKNAAHGFLTNKGPAYLPDHKFRISMNEGEIGTVHLSAEDYEPEHPLDTRAWALQEFMLSSRLLIFSDYELLWQCKEVSLRGVTGNGLDYVQPLEDLPWAVFDSDGDSYFGNQDFDRLYLWKTVVRQYTDRKLTDPNDRLPAITGITTELQTLWNDVNIYGLWRRWFVSLLAWYKPNSEREKKRHLKRAPSWSWASLDGVIYFEGPLIKEDAQVKLLTISSAELTGRILTYDEVSKDEKKLDTISEWSDLKDPISELRKMKSADAEAEYLLLGTAKSKQYGEIGIGLVVVNVGGGMYRRIGLAKFLDMSVWAESRPRDVTLEPKRASRR, encoded by the coding sequence ATGGCTTGTATGGATCCCGATAAGCCTCACGTTCTTTGCAAATACTCTCGAGATACTGTACTTCCAACACGAGTTCTAGATGTTAGCAACCCCGCCGACGATGAGTCCACGGTGAGATTGCAAGTGAGCGAGACCGAGGTTCACCAGCAATATCTCGCATTGAGCTACTGCTGGGGTAAACAACCCAAGTCCACAAGCCCAACGAAGACGGTGCAGTTACGCAAAGAAAATACGGCAGACCTCATCTCCGGGTTCAGGCTCGACAGTCTTCAACAGTCTTTGCAAGATGCGGTTTTCGTCACTCGCAAGCTAGGCTTCCGCTACCTCTGGATTGACGCGATGTGCATCATTCAAAATTGTGAAGATGACAAACAAAGAGAGATTTCCCGCATGGCATCTATTTATAAGAATGCTACCGTCTGTATCGCAgcgtcaacttcaaagaaTGCGGCTCATGGGTTTCTCACGAATAAAGGACCGGCATATCTCCCAGATCACAAGTTCCGTATCTCCATGAACGAAGGAGAGATCGGGACTGTTCACCTATCGGCAGAGGATTACGAGCCGGAACACCCTCTGGATACAAGGGCGTGGGCCTTGCAAGAGTTTATGCTGTCATCCAGATTGCTGATCTTCTCCGACTACGAGCTGTTGTGGCAGTGTAAGGAAGTGAGCCTTCGCGGCGTTACTGGAAATGGTCTCGACTATGTACAGCCGCTGGAGGATTTGCCGTGGGCTGTGTTTGATAGTGACGGGGATTCTTATTTTGGAAACCAGGATTTTGACAGGCTATACCTGTGGAAGACTGTGGTTCGACAATACACTGACAGGAAGCTCACCGACCCAAACGATAGACTTCCAGCAATCACTGGAATTACCACGGAGCTACAAACACTATGGAACGATGTCAATATTTATGGGCTCTGGAGACGATGGTTTGTATCACTCTTGGCATGGTATAAGCCAAATTCTGAACGAGAAAAAAAGCGTCACCTCAAACGAGCGCCGAGTTGGTCTTGGGCCTCACTTGATGGAGTCATTTATTTCGAAGGGCCTTTAATTAAAGAGGACGCACAAGTCAAGTTATTGACTATATCAAGTGCAGAGCTCACTGGTCGTATTCTCACGTATGATGAAGTATCCAAAGATGAAAAAAAATTGGACACCATATCGGAATGGTCAGATCTGAAAGATCCAATCTCAGAACTCCGAAAGATGAAATCCGCGGACGCAGAGGCGGAGTACTTGCTTTTAGGTACGGCCAAATCCAAACAATATGGCGAAATCGGTATTGGCTTAGTTGTGGTAAATGTAGGCGGTGGGATGTACCGACGGATTGGACTGGCAAAGTTCTTGGACATGAGTGTATGGGCAGAATCCCGGCCACGAGACGTCACCTTGGAGCCCAAACGTGCATCTAGAAGATAG
- a CDS encoding zinc finger protein (similar to Colletotrichum gloeosporioides Nara gc5 XP_007275392.1), producing MEALRAAAEEFASWDLLKTQHKDTFKCTRLKDVQNEIGLIQSQQLATRTMMNLRRVERFLKGMEHLEAVLVTLSPHDAPMIMAYIWGPIRYLLKTTHTTEKGMDNVLDVYEQLGCHLIPLYQYTDFFQSVPQGEECLYHIYQEIITFHRIAYRLFSLPNKLWQRLHRTKWTALRETFRHLADSLASHGQFIQNNGWSHRKAGATVHDDIQWLSPRIPMGTMTGNSAEAEFDYYRRTLNESRSNFEVQEEDRVRNMKERVLNWVQASSKTQALHKTFQCMRICPGTGRWIFKRYSKVNDWIQLEQPPESLLWLSSNRGFGKTVLASVIIDELRDLCHTTRHSIPKGSKVYYFYCQKEDPDSCTYLNVLKGILHQMIDNTSYLLPFFNDKVVSGGGPALAEADLAKIIMGAVLEFNPRQYILIDGLDECEKVEATQIARFFVKQAERFDSEIKQGRMRVMFISQPMPELVRDELTQGDDPCIALKPTDIAEDIRAYVKKRVIEFSTPRGTRNGFNLEDTDVAQIEGIICSRSEDMFLYAHLAIEYLLQQPDKGELREKIRGQMIPEKLEEIYEQLIGAMKSELFRLSDGEKQWQKSKLLLGWLACAKRPLQWHEMQAILSYNPINQTVDFDNRMLRQYIRTYLGSLVHILDGGHIRIIHPTARLYIIQNSHINQQAVKCDLGILCLRYLCLPCFSRNYDERSRKREAKLGWFSFQDYACSQWYTHIHTILVDCCNFLLFEDHDKEYQTKLGLALDLFIQTHGHDLEQTLHPGLGQSFVELAYFAEFPFFDNLRLVCNQIYIHQESVDETMRNLVGIPQIDNALQQNRTTIENNLKPSDKVFSGDTVEEYYGSNLFKCKRTLCRYFYLGYDDKKDRDEHDKRHERPYACPVNCSSAPIGFSTNASRERHVRLYHTELHDGPSIFRGLSRKSTPGGFTCYICKRQFTRKINLKGHERSHFDDRPYACSSCGKKFVRLNDCRRHEKNHRRKGA from the exons ATGGAAGCCTTGCGCGCCGCTGCAGAAGAGTTCGCCAGCTGGGACTTGCTGAAAACACAACACAAGGACACTTTCAAGTGCACCCGCCTCAAAGATGTGCAGAATGAAATCGGGCTCATTCAATCACAACAGCTCGCAACGAGGACAATGATGAACTTGAGAAGGGTTGAACGTTTCCTCAAGGGCATGGAGCACCTGGAAGCTGTCCTGGTCACCTTAAGCCCACATGATGCTCCCATGATAATGGCTTACATTTGGGGTCCAATTCGATATCTATTGAAG ACTACGCATACGACCGAAAAGGGAATGGACAATGTACTGGACGTTTACGAGCAATTGGGCTGCCACTTGATACCCCTTTATCAATACACAGACTTCTTTCAGAGTGTACCGCAGGGCGAGGAGTGTCTATATCATATCTACCAAGAAATAATCACCTTTCATCGCATAGCTTACAGGCTCTTTTCGCTCCCGAATAAAT TATGGCAGAGGCTGCACAGAACAAAATGGACAGCACTGAGGGAGACGTTCAGGCACCTAGCTGACTCCTTGGCAAGCCACGGACAATTCATCCAGAACAATGGTTGGTCTCATAGGAAGGCCGGAGCAACAGTTCATGACGACATCCAGTGGTTAAGCCCCCGGATACCGATGGGAACTATGACTGGAAACTCTGCTGAAGCGGAATTTGACTATTATCGGAGGACATTGAACGAATCTCGATCCAACTTTGAAGTGCAAGAAGAGGACCGGGTGCGGAACATGAAGGAGAGAGTCTTGAATTGGGTCCAGGCGTCAAGTAAAACTCAGGCGCTTCACAAAACCTTTCAGTGCATGAGAATTTGTCCTGGGACAGGCCGCTGGATATTCAAAAGATACAGCAAAGTTAATGACTGGATACAATTAGAACAGCCACCGGAGTCTTTGCTTTGGCTATCCTCCAACCGGGGGTTTG GAAAAACTGTCCTGGCGTCCGTAATCATCGACGAATTGCGGGATTTATGCCATACGACTAGACATTCGATTCCAAAGGGGAGCAAAGTCTATTATTTTTACTGTCAGAAAGAAGACCCAGACAGCTGTACTTACTTGAATGTTCTGAAGGGCATTCTGCATCAGATGATCGATAATACCAGCTACTTGCTACCATTTTTTAACGACAAAGTTGTGTCAGGCGGCGGACCGGCGTTGGCAGAAGCCGACCTTGCAAAGATTATCATGGGTGCAGTTCTGGAATTCAACCCCAGACAATACATCCTCATCGATGGACTTGATGAGTGTGAAAAAGTTGAAGCAACCCAAATTGCAAGGTTCTTTGTTAAGCAAGCTGAAAGGTTTGATAGCGAAATTAAACAGGGTAGAATGAGAGTGATGTTCATAAGCCAGCCGATGCCAGAGTTGGTTAGGGACGAGCTCACACAAGGTGATGATCCATGCATCGCACTGAAGCCGACAGACATTGCAGAAGACATCAGAGCATATGTCAAGAAAAGGGTAATTGAGTTTTCTACGCCACGTGGCACGAGAAATGGGTTTAACTTGGAGGACACGGATGTAGCCCAAATCGAAGGGATCATTTGCAGTCGAAGTGAAG ATATGTTCCTATATGCACATCTCGCAATCGAGTACCTCTTGCAACAGCCTGATAAAGGCGAACTACGTGAAAAGATTAGGGGCCAGATGATTCCAGAGAAACTAGAAGAGAT ATATGAGCAGCTTATTGGCGCCATGAAGAGCGAATTATTTCGCCTCTCGGACGGCGAAAAGCAGTGGCAAAAGTCAAAACTTCTtctgggctggctggcctgTGCGAAGCGGCCACTGCAGTGGCATGAAATGCAGGCTATATTGTCATACAACCCGATAAACCAGACcgtcgactttgacaatAGAATGCTGCGACAGTATATACGAACGTATCTGGGATCTCTGGTGCATATTTTGGATGGAGGTCACATCCGCATCATTCATCCCACCGCGAGATT GTATATCATACAGAACAGTCACATAAATCAGCAAGCAGTCAAGTGCGACTTGGGGATACTCTGTCTCAGGTACCTCTGTCTCCCTTGTTTCTCGCGAAACTATGACGAACGGTCTCGAAAGCGAGAAGCAAAGCTTGGTTGGTTCAGTTTTCAGGATTATGCATGTTCGCAATGGTATACGCATATCCATACCATACTTGTGGACTGCTGCaactttcttctcttcgAAGACCATGACAAAGAGTACCAAACTAAGCTTGGGTTGGCTCTGGATTTGTTTATACAGACACACGGTCATGATCTTGAGCAAACATTACACCCGGGTCTCGGCCAGTCGTTTGTTGAGCTTGCATACTTCGCGGAATTCCCATTCTTTGATAATCTTCGTCTAGTCTGTAACCAAATCTACATACACCAGGAGAGCGTGGACGAAACGATGCGCAATTTGGTCGGAATTCCTCAGATCGACAACGCACTACAGCAAAATAGAACCACTATTGAGAACAATTTGAAGCCAAGCGACAAGGTCTTCTCTGGCGACACTGTTGAGGAGTATTATGGCTCCAATCTCTTCAAATGCAAGCGGACGTTGTGCAGGTACTTCTACCTTGGGTACGACGACAAGAAAGATCGCGATGAACACGACAAGCGACATGAGAGGCCATATGCGTGCCCGGTGAACTGCAGCTCCGCTCCCATCGGGTTTTCTACCAACGCAAGCAGAGAGAGGCATGTGAGGCTCTACCATACTGAATTGCACGATGGTCCGTCCATTTTCAGGGGATTGAGTCGCAAATCCACACCGGGTGGATTTACATGTTACATTTGCAAGAGACAGTTTACGAGGAAAATCAATCTGAAAGGGCACGAAAGAAGTCATTTTGATGATCGTCCATATGCTTGCTCAAGTTGCGGCAAGAAATTCGTGAGGTTGAATGATTGTCGAAGGCATGAGAAGAATCATAGACGGAAGGGAGCCTAG
- a CDS encoding helicase (similar to Talaromyces marneffei ATCC 18224 XP_002145062.1) yields MSNNLKRVLHAAHEEADSVYYGDGSPRSSSYVGPALVNPNSDTPLFEIGNSLPEMFSNILLGPMAGGQMSITPLTDPNYDLDSALNEWQAITESTMSLDPKQLTPDSTQAISRTSSATPESSQSAIEFNAFAVGNGLICYGMLHSVDVKLFGQMQQVNSTLRSMNSQYTYFTLYEEKDNVILRFKDEPMDFGYLRTGVCAALAPLLSKSYVTLEPLAPRGSLMDVIGRANKSAEAMVKVDINVYGCQEAMEEVGNALSKSKMWLQTPDHSRPGFPLHNPHFLPVKFQGTQVEENQAPSHAIADGTRTRRREDLLREMVQDVYKAVDKNRHLERVDGGDRVTQTLLKHQQEALGFMLERESGEISERYRLWEKCEEDGRLVYRHRITRARRENRPDERGGGILADEMGMGKSLSMLALVTKTLKDGNDWVRHQMETAGSPNTPKPSRSTLVVVSSALLIDNWETEVEKHLEPGLTVVRYHGVNRPRIIETIVDSDIVITTYNTLTTEYQLKSEPSRLHKIRWYRIILDEGKQNHSNVTSTTKLTYPQHTSSDDTQQYSTVPNKLSDIGALFSFIRVEPFSKPGIFRKWIELPFEQNMESPTVVKNRLIMLLESLCLRRTKELIKLPGLKLHTRVLDFTTNERKQYQNTKKILMRTIRHQVGEVEQSSKFGLFQANLQMRIFCNHGTFQKPFSWHRASRQDLCEAIVSSLGQDGGMEICCMGCKQPMPILGSSRWRNGFGQQCAHILCSECINLSAVSDTETSPQECPMCLRLTAKCNVGDAANGVSNVPSLNVSTESTVGDGFDHYFNVEGYSTKMRAVIEDVSRDVWTSKSIIFSCWTRTLYLLSSHLERAKIPYLRIDGDCPLSQRQTRLSQFASDSELPVLIMTTGTGAYGVFIVELQWNPGVENQAIARAIRLGQGRKVLVTRYMIRDTVEEEMQSQQLWKRQIAAVGFEDSPDEITV; encoded by the exons ATGTCTAACAATCTAAAGCGAGTGCTTCATGCTGCTCACGAAGAGGCTGACAGTGTCTACTATGGCGACGGCAGTCCAAGATCGAGTTCCTATGTTGGACCTGCTCTGGTAAACCCGAACAG CGACACGCCTTTATTTGAGATTGGGAATTCACTGCCGGAGATGTTCAGTAACATCCTTCTCGGGCCAATGGCTGGTGGTCAGATGTCCATTACACCACTCACGGATCCAAACTACGACCTGGATAGTGCCCTCAATGAGTGGCAGGCCATCACAGAATCGACAATGTCGCTTGACCCGAAACAATTGACGCCAGATTCAACACAAGCCATCTCCAGAACGTCAAGTGCCACACCAGAATCATCTCAATCAGCCATCGAATTCAATGCCTTTGCGGTCGGCAACGGGCTCATATGTTACGGAATG CTGCATAGTGTCGATGTCAAGTTATTCGGTCAGATGCAACAGGTTAACAGCACATTACGATCCATGAACTCCCAGTACACGTACTTCACTCTCTATGAGGAAAAGGACAACGTCATTCTGCGATTCAAAGATGAGCCCATGGATTTCGGCTATCTACGAACCGGAGTATGTGCGGCACTCGCACCGCTGTTATCCAAGTCATACGTCACGTTGGAGCCTCTAGCACCCAGAGGAAGTCTCATGGACGTCATCGGGCGAGCAAATAAATCGGCCGAAGCAATGGTCAAGGTAGACATCAACGTATACGGGTGCCAGGAGGCAATGGAAGAAGTCGGAAATGCACTCTCAAAGAGCAAGATGTGGTTGCAGACGCCAGACCATTCCAGACCAGGATTCCCACTTCATAATCCCCATTTCCTCCCTGTCAAATTCCAAGGTACCCAGGTAGAAGAAAATCAGGCTCCAAGCCATGCTATTGCTGAcggaacaagaacaagacgcCGGGAGGACCTGTTGCGGGAAATGGTGCAAGATGTCTATAAGGCTGTTGATAAGAACCGGCATCTCGAAAGGGTCGACGGCGGGGACAGAGTCACGCAAACGCTACTTAA GCACCAGCAAGAGGCATTAGGCTTCATGTTGGAAAGAGAGTCGGGGGAAATCAGCGAGCGATACAGGCTCTGGGAGAAATGTGAGGAAGACGGTAGACTGGT ATATCGCCATAGAATTACCAGAGCAAGGCGCGAAAATCGGCCTGATGAGAGAGGAGGTGGCATTCTTGCCGACGAAATGGGCATGGGGAAGTCATTGTCTATGTTGGCTCTGGTTACGAAGACGCTCAAGGACGGCAATGACTGGGTACGACACCAGATGGAGACTGCCGGAAGTCCTAATACCCCAAAGCCGTCACGTTCCACTCTCGTGGTCGTCTCGTCCGCAC TTCTTATAGACAATTGGGAAACTGAAGTAGAAAA GCATCTAGAACCTGGTTTGACAGTGGTCAGGTATCATGGTGTGAACCGACCAAGGATCATCGAAACCATCGTCGACTCTGATATTGTGATTACTACATATAATACGCTTACTACAGAGTATCAGCTCAAATCGGAGCCGTCACGCCTACACAAAATTAGGTGGTATAGAATCATCCTAGATGAAGGCAAGCAGAACCACTCGAATGTCACTTCAACCACGAAGCTTACATATCCCCAGCACACATCATCCGACGACACACAGCAATATTCCACCGTGCCT AACAAGCTTTCTGATATCGGTGCGTTATTCTCATTCATTCGAGTCGAACCTTTCTCTAAACCCGGCATATTTCGAAAATGGATCGAGCTCCCTTTTGAGCAAAACATGGAGAGCCCAACCGTCGTCAAAAACCGCCTAATTATGCTGTTGGAATCGCTCTGTTTACGGCGCACAAAGGAGTTGATCAAACTTCCCGGGCTAAAACTTCACACTCGTGTCCTGGATTTCACAACCAACGAACGGAAACAATACCAGAATACGAAGAAGATCTTGATGCGCACAATTCGCCATCAAGTCGGCGAAGTTGAACAGAGCTCCAAGTTTGGATTGTTTCAAGCAAACCTGCAAATGCGTATCTTTTGCAATCACGGCACCTTTCAAAAGCCTTTCTCATGGCACCGTGCCAGCCGACAAGACCTGTGTGAGGCTATTGTAAGCTCTCTCGGTCAGGATGGGGGAATGGAAATCTGCTGTATGGGCTGCAAGCAACCGATGCCGATTCTCGGGTCCAGCCGCTGGCGCAACGGGTTCGGTCAGCAGTGTGCTCATATTCTGTGCTCAGAGTGTATCAATCTGTCAGCTGTATCTGACACGGAAACCAGTCCACAGGAGTGTCCAATGTGCCTCCGCCTGACAGCGAAATGCAATGTTGGGGATGCAGCGAATGGTGTCTCGAATGTGCCTTCATTGAACGTATCAACGGAATCCACGGTCGGGGATGGTTTTGACCACTATTTTAACGTTGAGGGGTACTCAACCAAAATGCGAGCCGTAATTGAGGACGTTTCCAGGGATGTATGGACTTCGAAGAG TATCATATTTTCTTGCTGGACGAGAACCTTGTATCTGCTTTCGAGCCATCTCGAAAGGGCCAAAATTCCATACCTCCGAATCGACGGTGATTGCCCTCTCTCACAGCGACAGACTCGGCTGAGCCAATTCGCTTCGGACTCAGAGTTGCCAGTACTGATTATGACTACTGGGACAGGCGCCTACGG AGTTTTCATCGTTGAGCTACAGTGGAATCCGGGGGTAGAGAATCAAGCCATTGCGCGAGCAATTCGGCTCGGTCAAGGCAGGAAGGTCCTAGTAACTCGTTACATGATTCGGGATACTGTCGAAGAG GAAATGCAATCCCAGCAACTGTGGAAGAGGCAAATCGCAGCTGTAGGGTTTGAAGACTCGCCTGACGAAATAACCGTGTAG